Proteins encoded by one window of Geobacter sp. DSM 9736:
- a CDS encoding cytochrome c3 family protein, whose protein sequence is MTERVDNEQELAKKFENRPAIAVVAVLLLLALIVLILFDRLYPHGLGPRQPIPFSHRVHVHVKKISCLMCHTQVTDSARAGIPPLQTCILCHDRIIRTFPYIQDLRRHYDQGKPIVWERVNWVPEFVYFNHSVHVQRGIDCGRCHGNVAMMDRVVAAHEFQMGFCIQCHRDSHATHDCFTCHR, encoded by the coding sequence GTGACGGAGCGCGTGGACAACGAGCAGGAACTTGCCAAAAAGTTCGAGAATAGGCCGGCCATAGCAGTGGTGGCCGTACTCCTGCTTCTGGCGCTCATCGTCCTCATCCTCTTTGACCGGCTCTATCCGCACGGTCTCGGGCCGCGCCAGCCGATTCCCTTCAGCCACCGGGTGCACGTGCACGTCAAGAAGATCAGCTGCCTGATGTGCCATACCCAGGTGACGGACTCGGCCCGGGCAGGGATACCTCCCCTGCAGACCTGTATCCTCTGCCACGACCGGATCATCCGGACTTTTCCGTACATTCAGGATCTGCGGCGCCACTACGATCAGGGTAAGCCGATTGTCTGGGAACGGGTGAACTGGGTGCCTGAATTCGTTTACTTCAACCACTCGGTTCACGTGCAGCGGGGTATCGACTGCGGCAGGTGCCACGGCAACGTGGCCATGATGGACCGGGTGGTGGCGGCGCATGAGTTTCAGATGGGTTTCTGCATCCAGTGTCACCGGGACAGTCATGCGACCCATGACTGCTTCACCTGCCACCGGTGA
- a CDS encoding thiamine pyrophosphate-requiring protein: MATTTSDFLVHRLHEWGIRRVYGYPGDGINGVMGALNRSRERIEFIQTRHEEDAALMACAHAKFTGEVGICIATSGPGAIHLLNGLYDAKLDHQPVVAIVGQQATSALGSDYQQEVDLISLFKDVAGHYVHMASTPSQIRHLVDRAIRIALAERTVTCIILPNDIQEMDAVAFPERKHGTTFTGTGFSHPEVVPAREDLRRAAEVLNAGNRVAVLVGAGASGAAYEVMEVAERLGAGVAKALLGKTVLPDELPYVTGSIGLLGTKPSWDMMMNCDTLFMIGSGFPYAEFLPREGQARGVQIDISARMLGLRYPMEVNLQGDSALTLRALIPLLEKKTDGRWREQIEEGVKEWWDVMHARAMLDANPVNPQRLFWELSPKLPNNCILTCDSGSAANWYARDIRVRHGMMASLSGNLATMCPAVPYALAAKMNHPKRPVIAMVGDGAMQMLGINGLITVSKYWKRWGDPRLIFLVLDNLDLNQVTWEQRVMNADPKFSASQDLPPFPYAKYAEMIGLRGIEVRSPEQISRAWDMALNCDRPAVIDAHCDPDVPPLPPHITLEQAKGYMFSIFKGDPNLGGMVKQSARQMMATWLSRNEK, translated from the coding sequence ATGGCAACTACGACCAGCGACTTTCTCGTCCATCGCCTTCACGAATGGGGGATTCGCCGGGTGTACGGCTATCCGGGTGATGGAATAAACGGCGTCATGGGAGCCTTGAACCGCTCAAGGGAGCGGATCGAGTTCATTCAGACCAGGCACGAGGAGGATGCGGCACTGATGGCTTGTGCCCATGCCAAATTCACTGGAGAGGTGGGAATTTGCATCGCGACATCGGGCCCCGGCGCCATACACCTGCTGAACGGCCTTTACGACGCTAAGCTGGACCACCAGCCGGTGGTGGCGATCGTCGGTCAGCAGGCAACCTCCGCCCTGGGGTCCGATTACCAGCAGGAGGTCGACCTAATCTCCCTCTTCAAAGACGTGGCGGGGCACTATGTCCACATGGCGAGCACCCCCTCCCAGATCCGCCACCTGGTAGATCGCGCCATACGCATCGCGCTCGCCGAACGCACCGTGACCTGCATCATTCTCCCCAACGACATTCAGGAGATGGATGCAGTCGCCTTCCCGGAAAGGAAGCACGGGACGACCTTCACGGGCACCGGCTTCAGCCATCCTGAAGTAGTGCCGGCACGAGAAGACCTGCGTCGGGCAGCCGAGGTTCTCAACGCCGGAAACAGAGTGGCTGTTCTCGTAGGGGCAGGGGCAAGCGGCGCGGCCTATGAAGTCATGGAGGTTGCCGAACGGCTCGGAGCCGGTGTCGCCAAGGCACTGCTGGGCAAAACCGTCCTTCCCGATGAACTCCCCTATGTCACCGGCTCCATCGGCCTCCTCGGCACAAAGCCGAGCTGGGACATGATGATGAACTGCGACACCCTCTTCATGATCGGCAGCGGCTTTCCGTATGCGGAGTTTCTGCCCAGGGAAGGCCAGGCTCGCGGAGTCCAGATCGACATCAGCGCAAGGATGCTCGGGCTGCGATACCCCATGGAGGTGAACCTGCAGGGGGACAGCGCCCTCACGCTGCGGGCGCTCATCCCGCTCCTGGAGAAGAAGACCGATGGCAGATGGAGGGAGCAGATCGAGGAGGGTGTGAAAGAGTGGTGGGACGTTATGCATGCAAGGGCGATGCTTGATGCAAACCCTGTCAACCCGCAGCGGCTTTTCTGGGAGCTCTCACCCAAACTCCCCAACAACTGCATCCTCACCTGCGACTCCGGTTCCGCCGCCAACTGGTATGCCCGTGATATCAGGGTACGCCACGGCATGATGGCATCCCTTTCCGGCAATCTCGCCACCATGTGTCCGGCGGTCCCCTACGCGCTGGCCGCCAAGATGAATCACCCGAAGCGGCCTGTGATCGCCATGGTCGGCGACGGAGCCATGCAGATGCTCGGCATCAACGGACTCATCACAGTATCCAAGTACTGGAAGAGGTGGGGAGACCCGCGCCTTATCTTCCTGGTCCTCGACAACCTCGACCTCAACCAGGTGACCTGGGAGCAGCGGGTGATGAACGCGGACCCGAAGTTCTCGGCCAGCCAGGACCTTCCACCCTTTCCCTACGCCAAATATGCCGAAATGATAGGCCTGCGCGGCATCGAGGTCCGCAGCCCGGAGCAGATCAGCAGGGCGTGGGACATGGCCCTCAACTGCGACCGCCCCGCAGTGATAGACGCGCACTGCGACCCCGACGTCCCCCCCCTGCCCCCGCATATCACTTTAGAGCAGGCAAAAGGATACATGTTCTCCATCTTCAAGGGGGACCCGAACCTCGGCGGAATGGTTAAGCAGTCAGCCAGGCAGATGATGGCGACATGGCTGTCGCGGAATGAGAAATAA
- a CDS encoding cbb3-type cytochrome c oxidase subunit II yields the protein MKMSPALLIIGALMVFWASSFIIVGIPSMTMKETPSEIWREWTPAEAAGHRLYNRNGCGYCHSLYIRINDWDIGAERIAAAGDYVGMEPIILGTERTGPDLSQEGGEHPDDWHIAHFKNPRHTSPISLMPSWEFLGDEEIRQLTSFMQALGGKMADERVARQNRWKAPAIAAYESGPDRNVEWLHAQVPDVWRRMPNPYPATEVALARGKRIYQDFCINCHGPIGDGMGLAAKHVYPPPLNFTTLRRHLVDGKYIGGLFYYQVMNGITGTAMPYFKKHLESEKIWDVSNYLAVYFLGYTDAGIEPRGIDASYENTWENTHETPANRGE from the coding sequence ATGAAGATGTCGCCGGCCCTCCTCATCATCGGGGCACTCATGGTTTTCTGGGCTTCCTCCTTCATCATTGTCGGAATTCCATCAATGACGATGAAAGAGACCCCTTCCGAAATATGGCGGGAATGGACCCCGGCCGAGGCTGCCGGCCACCGGCTCTACAACCGCAATGGCTGCGGCTACTGCCACTCCCTCTACATCCGGATCAATGACTGGGACATCGGCGCCGAGCGGATAGCGGCCGCGGGGGACTATGTAGGAATGGAGCCGATAATTCTCGGCACCGAGAGGACGGGGCCGGACCTCTCCCAGGAAGGTGGGGAGCATCCCGATGACTGGCACATAGCCCATTTCAAGAACCCGCGACATACGAGTCCGATATCTCTCATGCCGTCGTGGGAATTTCTGGGGGATGAGGAGATCCGCCAGCTGACCTCCTTCATGCAGGCGCTTGGCGGGAAGATGGCGGACGAGAGGGTCGCCCGGCAGAACAGGTGGAAGGCCCCGGCCATAGCTGCCTACGAGTCAGGACCCGACCGCAACGTCGAATGGCTGCATGCCCAGGTGCCGGACGTGTGGCGACGGATGCCCAATCCCTATCCGGCGACGGAGGTGGCCCTGGCACGCGGGAAGCGGATCTACCAGGATTTCTGCATCAACTGCCACGGTCCCATCGGTGACGGCATGGGGCTGGCAGCGAAACATGTCTACCCGCCGCCGCTCAACTTCACCACGCTTCGCCGCCACCTGGTGGACGGGAAGTACATCGGCGGCCTCTTCTATTACCAGGTCATGAACGGAATCACGGGTACGGCCATGCCGTACTTCAAGAAGCACCTTGAATCGGAAAAGATCTGGGACGTCTCCAACTATCTGGCGGTCTATTTTTTGGGTTATACCGACGCAGGCATCGAGCCCCGGGGAATCGATGCTTCTTACGAGAACACCTGGGAGAATACCCACGAAACGCCGGCGAATAGAGGTGAGTAA
- a CDS encoding cbb3-type cytochrome c oxidase subunit I, giving the protein MFNKPNSTALAFMVAGAVWFVVGALYGMVSAIHLVSPEFFTNIPWLVFGRERPIHVQTMLYGFVGTTLIGCGLYYVPRLLRTKLWSEPLAWGSFFLWNTVILSGPICFSFGYTQGREYSEYVWWADVLLMLAVTLLIVNMVMTIVNRTEQQLYVSVWYFMATFLWTAGNYPIGNVMWHPETGAMPGLIDSIFLWYWGHNLPGLFITPLATGAAYYIIPRVTKTPLNSHTLSLLGFWLLVAMYTHIGGHHILQSPIPNWLKAVSIVDSVAMVIPVGIVVMNLWLTARQRGAQVWHDPGGRLVMAGIVWYLITCIQGPVQSLPYLQRVTHFNNWTVGHSHIAMLGFAGYIALGAAWHILPQITGRKLWSTKLVNLQFGLITFGLVGFFLVLTAAGVNQGNAWNSGETVYRTLPQLRPYMVSRAALGIFILTGALVGLLNIMMSMFRSGAVDADELRQAEEPL; this is encoded by the coding sequence ATGTTCAACAAACCCAACTCCACAGCCCTCGCCTTCATGGTAGCGGGCGCCGTATGGTTCGTGGTGGGCGCTCTCTATGGGATGGTGTCGGCCATTCACCTGGTGTCGCCGGAGTTTTTTACCAACATCCCATGGCTCGTGTTCGGCCGGGAGCGGCCGATCCACGTGCAAACGATGCTTTACGGCTTCGTGGGTACTACCCTCATCGGCTGCGGCCTCTATTACGTTCCAAGGCTTCTCCGGACAAAGCTCTGGTCCGAGCCCCTTGCATGGGGGAGCTTTTTCCTCTGGAACACCGTCATCCTGAGCGGCCCGATCTGCTTCTCCTTCGGATATACGCAGGGGCGGGAGTACAGTGAGTATGTCTGGTGGGCGGATGTCCTCCTCATGCTAGCGGTGACGCTGCTCATCGTGAACATGGTGATGACCATCGTCAACCGCACGGAGCAGCAGCTCTACGTCTCGGTCTGGTATTTCATGGCTACCTTTCTCTGGACCGCCGGCAACTACCCCATCGGCAACGTGATGTGGCATCCGGAAACCGGGGCGATGCCGGGCCTCATCGATTCCATCTTCCTCTGGTACTGGGGGCACAACCTCCCGGGACTCTTCATCACGCCGCTTGCCACCGGCGCTGCCTATTACATAATTCCCCGCGTCACGAAAACGCCGCTCAATTCCCACACCCTCTCGCTTCTCGGGTTCTGGCTGCTGGTGGCGATGTACACCCACATCGGGGGGCACCACATACTCCAGTCCCCGATACCGAACTGGCTGAAGGCGGTTTCCATCGTAGATTCCGTGGCGATGGTGATTCCGGTCGGAATCGTCGTGATGAACCTGTGGCTCACTGCGAGGCAGCGGGGGGCCCAGGTCTGGCACGATCCTGGGGGAAGGCTTGTGATGGCGGGAATCGTCTGGTACCTGATAACTTGCATTCAGGGGCCGGTGCAGTCGCTTCCCTACCTGCAGAGGGTCACCCATTTCAACAACTGGACTGTCGGCCATTCCCACATCGCCATGTTGGGGTTCGCCGGCTACATTGCGCTGGGGGCAGCCTGGCACATCCTCCCCCAGATCACGGGGAGGAAGCTCTGGTCCACGAAGCTGGTAAACCTCCAGTTCGGGCTCATCACCTTCGGGCTCGTCGGCTTCTTTCTCGTCCTGACCGCAGCCGGCGTGAACCAGGGGAATGCCTGGAACAGTGGTGAGACGGTCTACCGCACACTGCCGCAACTGCGCCCCTACATGGTGTCACGGGCCGCTCTCGGCATATTCATCCTCACCGGGGCGCTGGTCGGGCTACTGAACATAATGATGAGCATGTTCCGGTCCGGGGCCGTCGATGCTGACGAACTGAGACAGGCGGAGGAGCCGCTATGA
- a CDS encoding quinol:electron acceptor oxidoreductase subunit ActD — translation MPELNYGQINDDVLVAMRKPHLPYLLAISALAAVIGLAALAWLYQMRMGMGVTGLNNPVGWATYIGNFVFWVGIAHSGTLISAILYLLRANWRDAVSRSSEAMTIFAVMTAGLFPIIHLGRTWVFYYIIPYPSQRQIWPTFMSPLIWDVCAVTTYFTVSLIFWFVGLIPDMAAARDRYEAELGRDAFRSRLYRLMALGWSGTGRQWHHYGRSYLFFAALATPLVISVHSVVSWDFAISNLPGWHSTIFPPYFVAGAIHSGLAMVLTLLIPMRKLLKLERLITPLHFEAIAKTIILTASIVGYAYAMEVFIAWYSGDVFEWQLYKWRMTGDAALIFWLLIPFNVLIPLLFVFKRVRTNMVALFVISLIINIGMWLERVFLVVTSLAHDFLPHNWGTYFPTWVEVVITTGSFAFFFFWFFGFSKLLPTVPLSDLKMRIADEEIEPTAPCACCVKTKIEPGQPAVLALFSNAGRMVQALKAACDGGFGTMETFSPVKVDEAEKVMTLPKSPVRFWTLGGALCGLVGGFWLAIGTGLVNSLIVGGKPAVSIIPYCVVGFEGTILLGSLGNFLGLLFHTRLFRMKTEPYYDTRFSRDMFGLLVSCKGGETERLQQLLAAASPEEMHVHR, via the coding sequence GTGCCTGAACTGAACTACGGCCAGATCAATGATGACGTCCTCGTGGCCATGCGAAAGCCCCATCTGCCTTACCTGTTGGCCATCAGTGCACTTGCCGCCGTCATAGGCCTTGCTGCCCTCGCCTGGCTGTACCAGATGCGGATGGGGATGGGGGTTACCGGCCTGAACAATCCTGTGGGCTGGGCCACTTATATAGGAAACTTTGTTTTCTGGGTCGGAATCGCACACTCCGGCACCCTCATCTCCGCCATTCTCTACCTGTTGCGCGCCAACTGGCGCGATGCGGTCTCCCGCTCGTCCGAGGCGATGACGATATTTGCCGTGATGACGGCGGGACTATTTCCGATAATCCATCTCGGCCGCACCTGGGTCTTCTACTACATAATACCGTACCCGTCGCAGCGGCAGATCTGGCCTACTTTCATGAGCCCCCTCATCTGGGATGTCTGTGCCGTGACCACCTATTTCACCGTAAGCCTAATCTTCTGGTTTGTCGGCCTGATTCCCGACATGGCGGCGGCCCGGGACCGGTACGAGGCGGAACTCGGCCGCGACGCCTTCCGCAGCCGGCTCTATCGATTAATGGCTCTCGGCTGGTCTGGTACAGGGAGGCAGTGGCACCACTACGGCCGTTCGTACCTTTTCTTTGCAGCCCTGGCGACACCGCTGGTGATCTCCGTCCACTCCGTAGTTTCGTGGGACTTCGCCATTAGCAACCTGCCGGGGTGGCACAGCACCATCTTTCCTCCCTACTTCGTCGCCGGCGCGATCCATTCCGGCCTTGCAATGGTGCTGACGCTCCTTATTCCGATGCGAAAGCTGCTGAAACTGGAGCGGCTGATAACCCCGCTGCATTTCGAGGCTATCGCAAAAACCATCATACTTACGGCCTCGATAGTAGGTTATGCCTATGCCATGGAGGTCTTCATCGCGTGGTACTCGGGGGACGTATTCGAGTGGCAGCTCTACAAATGGCGGATGACGGGGGATGCGGCCCTGATCTTCTGGCTGCTGATCCCCTTTAATGTGCTGATCCCGCTCCTGTTCGTCTTCAAGCGGGTGCGGACCAATATGGTGGCTCTCTTCGTGATCTCACTCATCATCAACATCGGGATGTGGCTTGAGCGGGTTTTCCTCGTGGTCACCTCTCTTGCCCACGATTTCCTCCCCCACAACTGGGGGACCTACTTTCCGACATGGGTCGAAGTCGTCATAACCACCGGCTCCTTCGCCTTCTTTTTCTTCTGGTTCTTCGGGTTCAGCAAGCTCCTTCCCACGGTGCCCCTCAGCGATCTGAAGATGAGGATAGCCGACGAGGAAATCGAACCCACCGCCCCATGCGCCTGCTGCGTGAAGACTAAGATCGAGCCGGGACAGCCGGCGGTCCTCGCCCTGTTTTCCAATGCCGGGCGGATGGTGCAGGCGCTGAAGGCTGCGTGCGACGGCGGTTTCGGCACCATGGAGACCTTCTCGCCCGTCAAGGTGGATGAGGCCGAGAAGGTGATGACGCTGCCGAAAAGCCCGGTACGGTTCTGGACCCTCGGCGGGGCATTGTGCGGCCTGGTGGGAGGATTCTGGCTCGCTATCGGCACGGGTCTCGTCAATTCACTCATCGTCGGCGGCAAACCCGCTGTATCCATAATCCCCTACTGTGTCGTCGGCTTCGAGGGAACCATCCTTCTGGGAAGCCTGGGGAACTTCCTCGGCCTGCTCTTCCACACCCGGCTCTTCCGCATGAAGACCGAGCCGTACTACGACACGCGCTTCAGCCGCGACATGTTCGGGCTTCTCGTCTCATGCAAGGGGGGGGAGACGGAACGACTGCAACAGCTGCTTGCTGCGGCTTCGCCGGAGGAGATGCATGTCCACCGGTAA
- the ccoS gene encoding cbb3-type cytochrome oxidase assembly protein CcoS — MAEITHSSAFLFIWIGFTALMIVCIGLIFLWGVRTRQFSDQERARYLPLDDENRDLLQSASETQGHRENRQVARQEV; from the coding sequence ATGGCGGAGATCACTCACAGCAGCGCGTTCCTCTTCATCTGGATCGGCTTCACCGCTTTGATGATCGTCTGCATCGGACTCATCTTTCTGTGGGGAGTCAGGACGAGGCAGTTCAGCGACCAGGAGCGGGCGCGCTATCTGCCGCTGGATGACGAAAACCGAGACCTTCTCCAATCTGCCAGTGAGACACAGGGGCACAGGGAAAACAGGCAGGTTGCGAGGCAGGAAGTCTGA
- a CDS encoding cytochrome C — translation MRKAIIVVAVAVPALILASLFGYVLYTGPRMKEQPHIRAYQTVAPLPPEGTVAVHVPEGIPSSAQAALATNPLEATDLNIERGKVYYGYYCIFCHGEEGRGNGPVGESYSPVPADLRSARVRGYRDGQLLRRMLTGAGHGPVLERVVSPRHRWHIVLYVRSLAAAP, via the coding sequence ATGAGGAAAGCGATAATCGTCGTCGCCGTCGCCGTTCCTGCGCTCATCCTCGCATCACTCTTCGGGTACGTTCTCTACACGGGCCCTCGGATGAAAGAGCAGCCCCACATACGCGCCTACCAAACGGTGGCTCCGCTTCCACCGGAAGGGACCGTCGCCGTTCACGTGCCGGAAGGTATTCCCTCTTCCGCTCAGGCGGCGCTCGCGACGAACCCTCTGGAGGCGACGGATCTCAATATTGAAAGGGGAAAGGTCTACTACGGCTACTACTGCATATTCTGTCATGGTGAGGAGGGGAGGGGGAACGGCCCGGTAGGTGAAAGCTACTCACCTGTCCCCGCCGATCTCCGTTCCGCCAGGGTCCGCGGTTATCGGGACGGGCAGCTGCTGCGACGGATGCTGACCGGAGCGGGGCACGGTCCCGTGCTCGAACGGGTAGTGTCTCCCAGGCACCGCTGGCATATCGTCCTCTACGTCCGCTCCCTCGCGGCAGCTCCGTGA
- a CDS encoding DUF2231 domain-containing protein — protein sequence MISMASIAKHPVHPMLIPLPIGLWIFSLVCDIIMLSTGNPLWSILSLYTMAGGIIGALFAALPGLVDLFTLNPSFVKRLGIWHMGVNLIIVLLYVINFLWRREILTESAGPFILSLISVMLLGISGWLGGELVYVHGVAVEPVGRQRL from the coding sequence ATGATCAGCATGGCCAGTATCGCGAAACACCCGGTCCATCCTATGCTCATCCCGCTCCCCATCGGGCTCTGGATATTTTCCCTCGTGTGCGACATCATAATGCTCTCTACCGGGAACCCCCTCTGGAGCATTCTCTCCCTCTACACCATGGCGGGGGGGATCATCGGCGCCCTGTTCGCCGCACTGCCGGGATTGGTGGACTTGTTCACCCTGAACCCCTCATTCGTGAAACGGCTGGGCATCTGGCACATGGGCGTCAACCTCATCATTGTCCTTCTCTATGTGATCAACTTTCTGTGGCGCCGAGAAATCCTCACCGAAAGCGCCGGGCCTTTCATACTCTCCCTCATATCCGTCATGCTGCTCGGAATTTCGGGGTGGCTCGGGGGTGAGCTTGTGTACGTGCACGGAGTGGCGGTGGAACCGGTAGGAAGGCAGCGCCTCTGA
- a CDS encoding 4Fe-4S dicluster domain-containing protein, whose translation MPKMTRRTFMWLSGGAGAALAAEPGRKLVNKLVPYVNPPEQTRPGEWSHFATTCRECPAGCGMMLWHRDGRVTKAEGNPAHPVNAGALCPRGQSSVQGLYDPDRIKGVWHRPRGGRKRERSWEEALREIAGSLPGRSVAVLSSLQTGSLSEVMRRFTATFGSKRFLLYEPFHYETLKKAHGALFGLPLVPDYRIDRCRFVISFAADFLESWISPVAYASRFGEFRGAQTQGRASRMAYVGPRFSMTAANADDFLQVPPGYERAVAVAMLKVIIDRGWSRRDLSAVRPAIDRVLQDTGAIPGVSGETVTQFARLFVEAEGSVALAGPVGSSAPQALETAVACALLNYAAGRIGETVDFSRPHALSNAATEEELQRFFGTLGPSDILFIHDTNPVYTRPGTLDLIRRAGLVVFLGTMPDETAEAADWVLPIDSPLEAWGEYAPYPGVNGLLQPGMARITDSMSAGDIFLSLARRAGRPLSRPGFSQESGFRGWLAARWDEVRRAAAPGRSRDGFWTDALRGGGYWQESVPAAEVRFNAGAAGMLTGVPRQSTDPETVELWPWASVMLYDGRTANRGWIQETPDPVTSIAWGNWIDIHPRRASALKLANGEVAELTTAAGTLRAPVRITDEVAENVAAIAFGQGHQAMGRNARKTGANAFLLLGAPESGRIFPSCRIRRTGERRENDPTYTVPTREQHGRRIVQWVSQSLLRMMKPGEGEELFLPLPEGYRKERDFYPKREYLRHRWAMVIDLHRCIGCGACTVACYAENNIPVMGKKQVARQLEMAWLRVVPYRKEPGPGLRLAWLPMLCQHCDTAPCEPVCPVYASVHNEEGLNAQVYNRCIGTRYCSNNCPYKVRRFNWLDTKWEKPLDMQLNPEVTVRSRGVMEKCTFCVQRIRQAEYRAMVENRDVRDGEVVPACAQTCPTKVFTFGDLLDPQSQVSRLIRTDPRRYQVLKELNTKPAVVYLRRVENDVDVSA comes from the coding sequence ATGCCGAAAATGACGAGACGCACCTTCATGTGGCTTTCCGGCGGAGCCGGAGCGGCTCTTGCCGCCGAGCCCGGACGCAAGCTCGTCAACAAGCTCGTCCCCTACGTCAATCCACCTGAACAGACCCGCCCCGGAGAATGGAGCCATTTCGCCACAACCTGCCGCGAGTGTCCCGCAGGGTGCGGCATGATGCTGTGGCACCGCGACGGAAGGGTGACAAAGGCGGAGGGGAATCCTGCTCACCCGGTGAACGCCGGGGCCCTCTGCCCCAGGGGGCAGTCGTCGGTCCAGGGTCTCTACGATCCCGACAGGATCAAAGGCGTCTGGCACCGCCCAAGGGGCGGGAGGAAGAGGGAGCGGAGCTGGGAGGAGGCGCTAAGGGAGATAGCTGGAAGTTTGCCCGGGCGCAGTGTTGCCGTGCTTTCCAGCCTGCAGACCGGTTCGCTCTCGGAGGTCATGCGCCGATTCACGGCGACATTCGGCTCCAAAAGGTTCCTTCTGTACGAGCCGTTTCACTACGAAACGCTGAAAAAGGCTCACGGCGCTCTCTTCGGCTTGCCGCTGGTCCCCGACTACCGGATCGACCGGTGCCGGTTCGTCATCAGCTTTGCCGCCGATTTCCTCGAGAGCTGGATTTCACCCGTGGCATATGCTTCACGATTCGGGGAGTTCCGTGGTGCCCAGACGCAGGGCAGGGCAAGCAGGATGGCGTACGTCGGCCCACGCTTTTCGATGACTGCTGCCAATGCCGACGATTTCCTGCAGGTGCCACCGGGGTACGAGCGCGCGGTGGCGGTGGCGATGCTCAAGGTAATCATCGACCGAGGCTGGTCGCGGCGGGACCTGTCGGCTGTTCGTCCGGCAATCGACCGGGTGCTTCAGGACACTGGCGCTATTCCCGGTGTTTCCGGTGAGACCGTTACACAATTTGCCCGTCTGTTCGTGGAGGCGGAAGGAAGTGTGGCCCTCGCCGGCCCGGTGGGAAGTTCCGCTCCGCAGGCTCTGGAGACGGCGGTCGCCTGCGCCCTTCTCAACTACGCCGCCGGCCGTATCGGCGAAACCGTGGATTTCTCGCGTCCTCATGCGCTTTCGAATGCCGCTACGGAGGAAGAGCTGCAGCGTTTTTTCGGCACTCTCGGCCCCAGCGACATCCTCTTCATCCACGACACCAACCCTGTTTATACCCGTCCCGGCACACTGGATCTGATACGCCGTGCGGGGCTCGTAGTCTTCCTCGGCACGATGCCTGATGAAACCGCCGAAGCCGCGGATTGGGTGCTCCCCATAGACTCCCCACTGGAGGCGTGGGGCGAATACGCGCCTTACCCCGGGGTTAACGGCCTTCTGCAGCCGGGGATGGCGCGAATCACCGACAGCATGTCGGCGGGTGACATATTTCTTTCTCTTGCCCGGCGGGCGGGGCGTCCCCTGTCCCGCCCCGGCTTCAGCCAGGAGTCGGGATTTCGTGGATGGCTCGCGGCGCGGTGGGATGAGGTGCGGCGGGCGGCTGCCCCCGGCCGCTCCAGAGACGGATTCTGGACTGATGCATTGCGTGGCGGTGGATACTGGCAGGAATCTGTCCCTGCAGCAGAGGTGAGGTTCAATGCCGGTGCCGCCGGTATGCTTACGGGAGTCCCTCGTCAGTCAACGGACCCGGAGACCGTAGAGCTTTGGCCATGGGCCTCGGTCATGCTCTACGACGGAAGGACCGCCAACCGCGGATGGATTCAGGAAACTCCTGATCCGGTTACCTCCATTGCCTGGGGGAACTGGATCGATATCCATCCCAGGAGGGCATCTGCCCTGAAACTTGCAAACGGAGAGGTGGCAGAGCTGACAACTGCGGCAGGCACGCTGAGGGCGCCGGTACGGATTACCGACGAGGTCGCTGAAAATGTTGCGGCGATTGCGTTCGGACAGGGACATCAGGCAATGGGGCGGAATGCCCGCAAGACCGGCGCCAACGCATTTCTGCTGCTCGGGGCGCCGGAGTCGGGGCGGATATTCCCCTCCTGCCGCATACGCCGGACTGGAGAGCGGCGGGAAAACGATCCGACCTATACCGTACCTACCCGAGAGCAGCACGGGCGTCGTATCGTACAATGGGTTTCCCAGTCTCTTCTGCGCATGATGAAGCCGGGGGAGGGTGAGGAGCTCTTTCTTCCTCTCCCGGAGGGGTACAGAAAGGAACGGGATTTCTACCCCAAGCGGGAGTATCTCCGGCACCGGTGGGCGATGGTTATCGATCTCCACCGATGTATCGGCTGCGGGGCCTGCACGGTTGCCTGCTATGCCGAAAACAATATTCCGGTGATGGGAAAGAAGCAGGTGGCGCGGCAACTGGAGATGGCATGGCTTCGGGTAGTTCCCTACCGGAAAGAACCGGGACCAGGGCTGCGGCTTGCCTGGCTTCCGATGCTCTGCCAGCACTGCGATACCGCACCGTGTGAACCGGTGTGCCCGGTGTACGCGTCGGTGCACAATGAGGAAGGGCTCAATGCGCAGGTATACAACCGCTGCATCGGCACCCGCTACTGCTCCAACAACTGTCCGTACAAGGTCCGGCGTTTCAACTGGCTCGACACGAAGTGGGAGAAGCCCCTCGACATGCAGCTCAACCCCGAAGTGACGGTACGGTCGCGGGGGGTCATGGAGAAGTGCACTTTCTGCGTTCAGCGTATCCGGCAGGCGGAGTACCGGGCGATGGTGGAAAACCGTGACGTCCGAGACGGCGAGGTCGTTCCGGCCTGTGCACAGACATGCCCGACAAAGGTCTTCACCTTCGGAGATCTGCTTGATCCGCAATCGCAGGTGTCCAGGCTGATCCGCACGGACCCGCGGCGCTATCAGGTACTCAAGGAACTTAACACGAAGCCGGCGGTGGTTTACCTGCGGCGTGTGGAGAACGATGTGGATGTTAGTGCATAG